The genomic stretch AATTCTAACTTTACTAATATATAAGAATTAAGTTTAACGTGCGTTTAATGATACCTAAATATAATCTAATGATGATGTTAAAATAATATAATAAATTTAAAACCAATCTACGAACTGTACTGAATTTAATAATTTTAACTGCTCTTCTCTTCTAGCAATCTCTTTTTTTACTTCAGCAATGCATTCCTCAATTTTATATTTGTTTTTTTGATATTTGAAGATTTTATTTTGCTTTTGTTTGTCTGTCATTTTAGAAAATTTAGCTTATAATTTTTTTAAGAATATTTTATCTCTAATTAATTTTCTTTTCACATTTAACTTAAATATAGCTAGTTCAATAGGGATCTTAAAGGATTAATAATCATATAAATACCCACGAATTATTTTTTAGAATTATATATTATTTTACCAAAAAATAAAGACTGTGATATTTACAGCCTTTATTTATCCATTTATTATTTTTTATTTAATATTTTAGCTATTAGCAAGCTTTATAAACTCATCGGCTTCCATTATTGCTATACCTAAATCCTGAGCTTTTTTTAGTTTGCTTCCAGCTTTCTCACCTACTATTAAAATATCAGTATTTTTTGATACTGCCGACTGAACAGCAGCTCCCAATCTTTCAGCCGCCTCTTTTGCCGAAGTTCTTGTAAAACCTTCTATTGAGCCTGTTATTACAACATTCTTTCCGGTAAGAGGCGATTCCACTGTTACTACTTTTTCAAATACTGGATTAACTCCTGCTGCAAGTAAATCATCTATTAACTTTAATGTTCTTTCATTATGAAGGAAGTCGTAAATACTTTTAGCACTTATTTCGCCTATACCTTCTATATTTTGTAAGTCTTCAATAGCAGCTTTTTTGAAATTCTCTATAGAAGTAAAATATTTAGCAAGTAAGTCCGCAGTAGTTTCACCAACCTGACGAATACCCAATGCATATATAAATCTTTTTAAGGTAGTGTTTTTACTATTTTCAATGGATTCGAGCATGTAGCTTGCTAATTTATCTCCCATTCTTTCAAACTTAAATAAATCATCTCTTGTTATTTTGTAAAGATCTGCTGGAGTTTTTACAAGTCCGCTTTTTGTAAATACAGCAATCCATTCTTTGCCTATTCGCTCCATATTCATAGCAGGCTTTGAAACGAAATACTCTATATATCTTGTTATCTTACTTGGACACTCTTCATTGATACATCTTACTATTACATCGCCGTCAGTTACAGCAGTATCACCACCGCATACAGGACATTTTTTAGGAAACTCAAAAGGTTTGCTGTCTTCAGGACGCTTTTCTAATACTACTCTTGTAATCTTCGGTATAACATCGCCGGAACGTATAACTACAACAGTATCTCCGATTCTTATATCTTTTGATTTTATTTCATTAGGATTATGAAGTGTAACATTAGAAACAGTAACGCCTCCAACTTGAACAGGCTCTAATTTGGCAACTGGTGTTAATGCTCCAGTTCGTCCAACCTGCACTTCAATATTCTTTAAAACTGTTTCTTTCTCTTCGGGTTTGAATTTAAAAGCTACTGCAAATCTTGGAGCACGTGATAAAAATCCCAATTTCTCCTGATATTTCACATCATCAACTTTTATTACAAGCCCGTCAATCTCATAATCCATTTTGCTTCTTTTTTCCTGTATATCATAATAAGTTTCTAATACTTTTTTAGCGTCAATATTTGGATGTACTCCTTCCACTGTAAAACCTAAATCGGATAAAAACTCCATTGATTTATATTCATTAGTTAAATCAAAATCTTTATAATTAGCTATTTGATATGCAAAGAATTTTAATCTTCTTTTTTTACTTTCTGCACTGTCTAATTGTCTTAATCCGCCTGAGGCAGCATTTCTTGCATTGGCAAAAGGTATCTCTTCAAGCTCTTCTCTTTCTTTATTTAATGCTTCAAAATCTTTTTTTGTTATTAATGCTTCGCCTCTTACAATGAGTTTATTTTTTTCTTTTATGCTTTTAGGAACATTGCTCATCATCTTAACATTATTGGTAACATTCTCTCCAACTTGTCCGTCTCCTCTTGTGCTTGCTACTGTGAGTTTTCCTTTTTCATAAATAAGCTCTAAAGCAAGTCCGTCAAATTTATTTTCTACGGTGTATTTAATATTACTAGCATCAAGCTCTCTTTGCATTCTATTATCAAAGTCCAAAAACTCCTCTTCGTTCATAACATTAGAAAGAGAGTACATTGCAATTGGGTGTTCAAACTTTTCAAACTTTTCTAATATAGTGCCTCCAACCTTATTTGTAGGACTGTCATCTTTTTTTAATTCTGGAAACTCTCTTTCAAGATTTTCTAATTCTCTAAAAAGTTTATCGTATTCATAATCTTCTATTTCAGGGTTATCATCTGTATAATAAAGTTTATTATGGTAATTAATAGTTTCTGTTAATTGTTTTATTTTTTGTTTAGCTTCTTCTTTATTCATATTTATTCCTTGATAAAAATATTTAATTTATATAAATTTACTTTTTCATTTTATGTCTTATTATTAAATCTTCTAGCATTATTTTTATAAATTTGTATCCGTCTTCAGTATGTTCATTTAAATTGACTTCTTTTTCCTGATGTTTTCCATCATCTGATTTTATAACTTCTACTAATTTAGCCTGACCATTTTTTAATAATTCATCTACTTTAAATTTATAATCTTTGTCCATTAAAACCTCTATATTGTAATTTATACTATTATAATATAAAATGGCTTGAATTCAATACTTAAATTTAGGGGATAAATATGGTATTAGAACTTCCTTCAACACTAAAAAAAAATATAGAAAATATTGCCAAAGAAAAGAATATATCTGAAAGTAAATTGATAGAAAATGCTATTATAGAATATTTAGAAGATTATTATGATTATAAAATTATTTTAGAAGCAGAAGAAAGATTAAAAAAAGGTGAAGAATTATATTCTATTGATGAAGTAAAAAAAGATTTAAATATAAAATGAAAGTAAGCATTACAAAAACATCTAAAAAATCATTGGAGAAATTAGACAATACTATTCAAAAAAGAATATTAGATTTTTTATCTGATTTAGAAAC from Brachyspira murdochii DSM 12563 encodes the following:
- the ligA gene encoding NAD-dependent DNA ligase LigA, which translates into the protein MNKEEAKQKIKQLTETINYHNKLYYTDDNPEIEDYEYDKLFRELENLEREFPELKKDDSPTNKVGGTILEKFEKFEHPIAMYSLSNVMNEEEFLDFDNRMQRELDASNIKYTVENKFDGLALELIYEKGKLTVASTRGDGQVGENVTNNVKMMSNVPKSIKEKNKLIVRGEALITKKDFEALNKEREELEEIPFANARNAASGGLRQLDSAESKKRRLKFFAYQIANYKDFDLTNEYKSMEFLSDLGFTVEGVHPNIDAKKVLETYYDIQEKRSKMDYEIDGLVIKVDDVKYQEKLGFLSRAPRFAVAFKFKPEEKETVLKNIEVQVGRTGALTPVAKLEPVQVGGVTVSNVTLHNPNEIKSKDIRIGDTVVVIRSGDVIPKITRVVLEKRPEDSKPFEFPKKCPVCGGDTAVTDGDVIVRCINEECPSKITRYIEYFVSKPAMNMERIGKEWIAVFTKSGLVKTPADLYKITRDDLFKFERMGDKLASYMLESIENSKNTTLKRFIYALGIRQVGETTADLLAKYFTSIENFKKAAIEDLQNIEGIGEISAKSIYDFLHNERTLKLIDDLLAAGVNPVFEKVVTVESPLTGKNVVITGSIEGFTRTSAKEAAERLGAAVQSAVSKNTDILIVGEKAGSKLKKAQDLGIAIMEADEFIKLANS
- a CDS encoding DUF6290 family protein, encoding MVLELPSTLKKNIENIAKEKNISESKLIENAIIEYLEDYYDYKIILEAEERLKKGEELYSIDEVKKDLNIK